The following DNA comes from Candidatus Methylomirabilota bacterium.
CAGCTCTCGTTGGGCTGACGGCAGAAACTCGACAGTGTAGCTCACTGCTTGGTCTTAGAGCCCGAGGCCGGCCTTGACGCGCTCCCAGGGAATGCGCTTGCGGTTCTTCGGATCTGCCAGCGCCTTGCGCGCCGCCTCGATATCGAGACGGTCCTCGAGCGCTTCGAGCAGCCGCAAATCGTCCATCGAGACCAGCGCCGCCACCGGCTTGCCCCGCCGCTGGATCACGATGCGGTCGCTTCCATACGCCGCCCGGCTGATCGCCTCGGAAAAACCCTTCCGAGCTTCGGTCGCTTCAAGTCGCGCCATGCTTGCCCTCCATGTCGAATGTATCAAAACGTACATTACGACACTTATGGCATTTTCGCAACTTAGAGCACGCCGGCGGCGCGGAGCTTGTCTACCTTGGCCTTGGGGATGCGGAGGAGACGGTGCAGGATCTCGTCCGTGTGCTGGCCGAGGAGGGGCGCGGGGGCTTGGGCGGCACCCGGCGTGTCCCAGAGGCGGATCGGCACGCCCATCGCGGTGACGGAGCCGGCCTTGGGGTGCGCGAGCCGCACGAACATCCCGCGCGCGCGCAGGTGCTCGCTCTCGCAAACCTCGGCGACCGTCTTGATGCGCCCGGCGGGCACGCCCGCCTTGTCGAGGCGCACGAGCCACTCGGCGGCTGGGCGCGTGGAGAAGGTCGAGTTGAGCAGCGGCCCGAGCGCGTCGCGGTTCATGACGCGCTTGGCCTCGCTGTCGAAGCGCGCGTCCTTCGCCAGGTCTTCCCTGCCGATCGCCCCGCACATGCGCTCCCAGAGGGAGTTGTTGGCCACGCCCAGCGTCATGTAGGCGTCCTGGGCCTGGAAGACCTCGTAGGGGACGATCGACGGATGCTGGTTGCCCCGGCGCGTGGGCCTGCCGCCCGCGTTCCAGTAGAGCCCGGCCTGGTAGGTCAGCAGCGAAGCCATGACGTCGAGCATCCCGATCTCGACTTTCTGGCCCTTGCCGGACTTGGAGCGCGCGAGTAGAGCCAAAGTGACGCCCTGGGCCGCGGACATCCCGGCAACGAGATCGCCGATGGAGTTGCCGACCTTGACTGGCGGGCCGTCGGGGAAGCCGGTCAGGTCCATGACGCCCGATTCGCCCTGCACGATCAGGTCGTAGCCGGGGCGGGAGGACTCCGGGCCGCTCTCGCCGAAGCCGGAGATGGAGCAGTAGATCAGCCGGGGGTTCAGCTTGCGGAGCGCGTCGTAGCCGAAGCCCAGCCGCTCCATGGTGCCGGGACGGAAGTTCTCGATCACCACGTCGGCCTTGGCGATAAGCCGATGGAGGATCGCCTGCCCCTCTGGCGCCTTCATGTTGAGCGTCAAGCTCTTCTTGTTGCGGTTGACCGACATGAAGTAGGTCGATTCCCCGTTCGCGAAGGGCGGCCAGCCGCGCGTGTCGTCGCCCTTGCCCGGCTCCTCGACCTTGATGACTTCCGCCCCCATGT
Coding sequences within:
- a CDS encoding CoA transferase, whose protein sequence is MATARRKVPVRKQVLVRKQSGPPLHGIRVIDLTRVLAGPFCSMSLGDMGAEVIKVEEPGKGDDTRGWPPFANGESTYFMSVNRNKKSLTLNMKAPEGQAILHRLIAKADVVIENFRPGTMERLGFGYDALRKLNPRLIYCSISGFGESGPESSRPGYDLIVQGESGVMDLTGFPDGPPVKVGNSIGDLVAGMSAAQGVTLALLARSKSGKGQKVEIGMLDVMASLLTYQAGLYWNAGGRPTRRGNQHPSIVPYEVFQAQDAYMTLGVANNSLWERMCGAIGREDLAKDARFDSEAKRVMNRDALGPLLNSTFSTRPAAEWLVRLDKAGVPAGRIKTVAEVCESEHLRARGMFVRLAHPKAGSVTAMGVPIRLWDTPGAAQAPAPLLGQHTDEILHRLLRIPKAKVDKLRAAGVL
- a CDS encoding type II toxin-antitoxin system Phd/YefM family antitoxin: MARLEATEARKGFSEAISRAAYGSDRIVIQRRGKPVAALVSMDDLRLLEALEDRLDIEAARKALADPKNRKRIPWERVKAGLGL